The DNA segment CGAAATCCGGGAGATCCATGGCGTCAGGCCTCCCCCTCGATGGCTGCGATCATCTCCGTCGCGTGGTTCTCCGGGGAGACGTCCTCGTAGACGGCCTCGATGACGCCCGATTCGTCGATCACGTACGTGTTACGGCGGGCGATCTCGTGCGTCTCTCCGTCGACCTCCACGACGTCGAACGACTCGTACGCCCGGGCGACCGCGCCGTCCTCGTCGCTCACCAGCGGGAACGGCAGGTTCTGCCGGTCCCTGAACGCACGGATCTCTTCGACCGAATCCGTCGAGACGCCGACGACCTGCGCGTCCGTCTCCTCGAACGCGTCCCAACTATCGCGAAAGCTACACGCCTGGGCCGTACAGCCCTCCGTCCCCGCCTT comes from the Halovivax cerinus genome and includes:
- a CDS encoding peroxiredoxin, whose protein sequence is MLQPGEAAPDFELLNHEGEPVERSDFEGQPLILYFYPKAGTEGCTAQACSFRDSWDAFEETDAQVVGVSTDSVEEIRAFRDRQNLPFPLVSDEDGAVARAYESFDVVEVDGETHEIARRNTYVIDESGVIEAVYEDVSPENHATEMIAAIEGEA